One Xenopus tropicalis strain Nigerian chromosome 8, UCB_Xtro_10.0, whole genome shotgun sequence genomic window carries:
- the fdps gene encoding farnesyl pyrophosphate synthase isoform X5, with protein sequence MVCPTMNSHAGSERQEFSSYFEQIVQDLTAEDSGHPEVGDAITRLKEVLEYNTPGGKCNRGVTVLASYKELVGPELHKDGNLQRALAVGWCVELLQAFFLVADDIMDNSVTRRGQPCWYRKEGVGLDAVNDSFLLEASIYRILRKYCRGKPYYLSLLELFLETSYQTELGQALDLITAQPGKVDLNRYTEKRYKAIVKYKTAFYSFYLPVAAAMYMAGIAGEAEHTNARTILLEMGEFFQIQDDYLDCYGDPSVTGKIGTDIQDNKCGWLVVEALKRVSPEQRRLLQENYGREEPERVQRVKQLYEELDMAAVYARHEEESYQRLQLLISQHAHSLSREIFLALARKIYKRQK encoded by the exons ATG GTTTGCCCCACCATGAACTCCCACGCTGGCAGCGAGCGGCAGGAATTCAGCTCCTACTTTGAGCAGATTGTTCAGGATCTGACGGCCGAGGACTCGGGGCACCCTGAGGTGGGAGATGCCATCACGCGGCTGAAGGAG GTACTGGAGTACAACACCCCCGGGGGCAAGTGCAATCGGGGGGTCACGGTGTTGGCCTCATACAAGGAGTTGGTGGGCCCCGAGCTGCACAAGGATGGGAACCTACAGAGGGCGCTGGCCGTGGGCTGGTGTGTGGAGCTG CTACAAGCCTTCTTTCTGGTGGCCGATGACATCATGGATAACTCGGTGACACGTCGGGGGCAGCCATGTTGGTACAGAAAG GAGGGCGTCGGATTGGATGCCGTGAATGACTCCTTCCTGTTGGAGGCGAGCATCTACCGGATCCTGCGCAAGTACTGCCGGGGCAAGCCCTACTACCTCAGCCTGCTCGAGCTCTTCCTGGAG ACCTCCTATCAGACGGAGCTGGGGCAGGCCCTCGATCTCATCACCGCGCAGCCGGGGAAGGTGGATTTAAACAGATACACAGAGAAGAG GTATAAAGCAATTGTCAAGTACAAGACGGCGTTCTATTCCTTCTACCTCCCCGTCGCTGCCGCCATGTACATG GCTGGAATAGCCGGGGAGGCGGAGCATACGAATGCCAGGACCATCCTGCTGGAGATGGGCGAGTTCTTCCAGATTCAG GATGATTATCTGGACTGTTACGGGGACCCCAGTGTGACGGGCAAGATTGGCACCGACATTCAGGACAATAAGTGCGGTTGGCTGGTGGTGGAGGCGCTAAAGAGAGTCAGCCCTGAGCAGCGGCGCCTCCTACAG GAGAACTACGGGCGGGAGGAGCCGGAGCGAGTGCAGCGGGTGAAGCAGTTGTACGAGGAGCTGGACATGGCGGCCGTATACGCGCGGCACGAGGAGGAGAGTTACCAGCGCCTACAGCTgctcatttcccagcatgcccacAGCCTGTCCCGCGAAATCTTCCTCGCCCTGGCACGCAAGATCTACAAGAGGCAGAAGTGA
- the fdps gene encoding farnesyl pyrophosphate synthase isoform X4, translated as MNSHAGSERQEFSSYFEQIVQDLTAEDSGHPEVGDAITRLKEVRGGPGICPIAPNLLGAHSSPLPWQVLEYNTPGGKCNRGVTVLASYKELVGPELHKDGNLQRALAVGWCVELLQAFFLVADDIMDNSVTRRGQPCWYRKEGVGLDAVNDSFLLEASIYRILRKYCRGKPYYLSLLELFLETSYQTELGQALDLITAQPGKVDLNRYTEKRYKAIVKYKTAFYSFYLPVAAAMYMAGIAGEAEHTNARTILLEMGEFFQIQDDYLDCYGDPSVTGKIGTDIQDNKCGWLVVEALKRVSPEQRRLLQENYGREEPERVQRVKQLYEELDMAAVYARHEEESYQRLQLLISQHAHSLSREIFLALARKIYKRQK; from the exons ATGAACTCCCACGCTGGCAGCGAGCGGCAGGAATTCAGCTCCTACTTTGAGCAGATTGTTCAGGATCTGACGGCCGAGGACTCGGGGCACCCTGAGGTGGGAGATGCCATCACGCGGCTGAAGGAGGTAAGGGGGGGCCCTGGGATCTGCCCTATTGCCCCAAACCTTCTGGGAGCTCATTCTTCTCCTTTGCCCTGGCAGGTACTGGAGTACAACACCCCCGGGGGCAAGTGCAATCGGGGGGTCACGGTGTTGGCCTCATACAAGGAGTTGGTGGGCCCCGAGCTGCACAAGGATGGGAACCTACAGAGGGCGCTGGCCGTGGGCTGGTGTGTGGAGCTG CTACAAGCCTTCTTTCTGGTGGCCGATGACATCATGGATAACTCGGTGACACGTCGGGGGCAGCCATGTTGGTACAGAAAG GAGGGCGTCGGATTGGATGCCGTGAATGACTCCTTCCTGTTGGAGGCGAGCATCTACCGGATCCTGCGCAAGTACTGCCGGGGCAAGCCCTACTACCTCAGCCTGCTCGAGCTCTTCCTGGAG ACCTCCTATCAGACGGAGCTGGGGCAGGCCCTCGATCTCATCACCGCGCAGCCGGGGAAGGTGGATTTAAACAGATACACAGAGAAGAG GTATAAAGCAATTGTCAAGTACAAGACGGCGTTCTATTCCTTCTACCTCCCCGTCGCTGCCGCCATGTACATG GCTGGAATAGCCGGGGAGGCGGAGCATACGAATGCCAGGACCATCCTGCTGGAGATGGGCGAGTTCTTCCAGATTCAG GATGATTATCTGGACTGTTACGGGGACCCCAGTGTGACGGGCAAGATTGGCACCGACATTCAGGACAATAAGTGCGGTTGGCTGGTGGTGGAGGCGCTAAAGAGAGTCAGCCCTGAGCAGCGGCGCCTCCTACAG GAGAACTACGGGCGGGAGGAGCCGGAGCGAGTGCAGCGGGTGAAGCAGTTGTACGAGGAGCTGGACATGGCGGCCGTATACGCGCGGCACGAGGAGGAGAGTTACCAGCGCCTACAGCTgctcatttcccagcatgcccacAGCCTGTCCCGCGAAATCTTCCTCGCCCTGGCACGCAAGATCTACAAGAGGCAGAAGTGA
- the fdps gene encoding farnesyl pyrophosphate synthase isoform X2, which produces MWLRQLRAAVCKLRPHRGFTVSIGPANSAPGPHGRNRRTQWSVRNLRVCPTMNSHAGSERQEFSSYFEQIVQDLTAEDSGHPEVGDAITRLKEVLEYNTPGGKCNRGVTVLASYKELVGPELHKDGNLQRALAVGWCVELLQAFFLVADDIMDNSVTRRGQPCWYRKEGVGLDAVNDSFLLEASIYRILRKYCRGKPYYLSLLELFLETSYQTELGQALDLITAQPGKVDLNRYTEKRYKAIVKYKTAFYSFYLPVAAAMYMAGIAGEAEHTNARTILLEMGEFFQIQDDYLDCYGDPSVTGKIGTDIQDNKCGWLVVEALKRVSPEQRRLLQENYGREEPERVQRVKQLYEELDMAAVYARHEEESYQRLQLLISQHAHSLSREIFLALARKIYKRQK; this is translated from the exons ATGTGGCTCCGCCAACTCAGGGCCGCGGTCTGCAAGCTCCGCCCCCACCGGGGCTTCACTGTCTCTATTGGCCCCGCTAACTCCGCACCCGGGCCCCATGGGCGGAACCGCCGGACCCAATGGTCTGTGAGAAACCTGCGG GTTTGCCCCACCATGAACTCCCACGCTGGCAGCGAGCGGCAGGAATTCAGCTCCTACTTTGAGCAGATTGTTCAGGATCTGACGGCCGAGGACTCGGGGCACCCTGAGGTGGGAGATGCCATCACGCGGCTGAAGGAG GTACTGGAGTACAACACCCCCGGGGGCAAGTGCAATCGGGGGGTCACGGTGTTGGCCTCATACAAGGAGTTGGTGGGCCCCGAGCTGCACAAGGATGGGAACCTACAGAGGGCGCTGGCCGTGGGCTGGTGTGTGGAGCTG CTACAAGCCTTCTTTCTGGTGGCCGATGACATCATGGATAACTCGGTGACACGTCGGGGGCAGCCATGTTGGTACAGAAAG GAGGGCGTCGGATTGGATGCCGTGAATGACTCCTTCCTGTTGGAGGCGAGCATCTACCGGATCCTGCGCAAGTACTGCCGGGGCAAGCCCTACTACCTCAGCCTGCTCGAGCTCTTCCTGGAG ACCTCCTATCAGACGGAGCTGGGGCAGGCCCTCGATCTCATCACCGCGCAGCCGGGGAAGGTGGATTTAAACAGATACACAGAGAAGAG GTATAAAGCAATTGTCAAGTACAAGACGGCGTTCTATTCCTTCTACCTCCCCGTCGCTGCCGCCATGTACATG GCTGGAATAGCCGGGGAGGCGGAGCATACGAATGCCAGGACCATCCTGCTGGAGATGGGCGAGTTCTTCCAGATTCAG GATGATTATCTGGACTGTTACGGGGACCCCAGTGTGACGGGCAAGATTGGCACCGACATTCAGGACAATAAGTGCGGTTGGCTGGTGGTGGAGGCGCTAAAGAGAGTCAGCCCTGAGCAGCGGCGCCTCCTACAG GAGAACTACGGGCGGGAGGAGCCGGAGCGAGTGCAGCGGGTGAAGCAGTTGTACGAGGAGCTGGACATGGCGGCCGTATACGCGCGGCACGAGGAGGAGAGTTACCAGCGCCTACAGCTgctcatttcccagcatgcccacAGCCTGTCCCGCGAAATCTTCCTCGCCCTGGCACGCAAGATCTACAAGAGGCAGAAGTGA
- the fdps gene encoding farnesyl pyrophosphate synthase isoform X3: MWLRQLRAAVCKLRPHRGFTVSIGPANSAPGSVRNLRVCPTMNSHAGSERQEFSSYFEQIVQDLTAEDSGHPEVGDAITRLKEVLEYNTPGGKCNRGVTVLASYKELVGPELHKDGNLQRALAVGWCVELLQAFFLVADDIMDNSVTRRGQPCWYRKEGVGLDAVNDSFLLEASIYRILRKYCRGKPYYLSLLELFLETSYQTELGQALDLITAQPGKVDLNRYTEKRYKAIVKYKTAFYSFYLPVAAAMYMAGIAGEAEHTNARTILLEMGEFFQIQDDYLDCYGDPSVTGKIGTDIQDNKCGWLVVEALKRVSPEQRRLLQENYGREEPERVQRVKQLYEELDMAAVYARHEEESYQRLQLLISQHAHSLSREIFLALARKIYKRQK, translated from the exons ATGTGGCTCCGCCAACTCAGGGCCGCGGTCTGCAAGCTCCGCCCCCACCGGGGCTTCACTGTCTCTATTGGCCCCGCTAACTCCGCACCCG GGTCTGTGAGAAACCTGCGG GTTTGCCCCACCATGAACTCCCACGCTGGCAGCGAGCGGCAGGAATTCAGCTCCTACTTTGAGCAGATTGTTCAGGATCTGACGGCCGAGGACTCGGGGCACCCTGAGGTGGGAGATGCCATCACGCGGCTGAAGGAG GTACTGGAGTACAACACCCCCGGGGGCAAGTGCAATCGGGGGGTCACGGTGTTGGCCTCATACAAGGAGTTGGTGGGCCCCGAGCTGCACAAGGATGGGAACCTACAGAGGGCGCTGGCCGTGGGCTGGTGTGTGGAGCTG CTACAAGCCTTCTTTCTGGTGGCCGATGACATCATGGATAACTCGGTGACACGTCGGGGGCAGCCATGTTGGTACAGAAAG GAGGGCGTCGGATTGGATGCCGTGAATGACTCCTTCCTGTTGGAGGCGAGCATCTACCGGATCCTGCGCAAGTACTGCCGGGGCAAGCCCTACTACCTCAGCCTGCTCGAGCTCTTCCTGGAG ACCTCCTATCAGACGGAGCTGGGGCAGGCCCTCGATCTCATCACCGCGCAGCCGGGGAAGGTGGATTTAAACAGATACACAGAGAAGAG GTATAAAGCAATTGTCAAGTACAAGACGGCGTTCTATTCCTTCTACCTCCCCGTCGCTGCCGCCATGTACATG GCTGGAATAGCCGGGGAGGCGGAGCATACGAATGCCAGGACCATCCTGCTGGAGATGGGCGAGTTCTTCCAGATTCAG GATGATTATCTGGACTGTTACGGGGACCCCAGTGTGACGGGCAAGATTGGCACCGACATTCAGGACAATAAGTGCGGTTGGCTGGTGGTGGAGGCGCTAAAGAGAGTCAGCCCTGAGCAGCGGCGCCTCCTACAG GAGAACTACGGGCGGGAGGAGCCGGAGCGAGTGCAGCGGGTGAAGCAGTTGTACGAGGAGCTGGACATGGCGGCCGTATACGCGCGGCACGAGGAGGAGAGTTACCAGCGCCTACAGCTgctcatttcccagcatgcccacAGCCTGTCCCGCGAAATCTTCCTCGCCCTGGCACGCAAGATCTACAAGAGGCAGAAGTGA
- the fdps gene encoding farnesyl pyrophosphate synthase isoform X6, producing MNSHAGSERQEFSSYFEQIVQDLTAEDSGHPEVGDAITRLKEVLEYNTPGGKCNRGVTVLASYKELVGPELHKDGNLQRALAVGWCVELLQAFFLVADDIMDNSVTRRGQPCWYRKEGVGLDAVNDSFLLEASIYRILRKYCRGKPYYLSLLELFLETSYQTELGQALDLITAQPGKVDLNRYTEKRYKAIVKYKTAFYSFYLPVAAAMYMAGIAGEAEHTNARTILLEMGEFFQIQDDYLDCYGDPSVTGKIGTDIQDNKCGWLVVEALKRVSPEQRRLLQENYGREEPERVQRVKQLYEELDMAAVYARHEEESYQRLQLLISQHAHSLSREIFLALARKIYKRQK from the exons ATGAACTCCCACGCTGGCAGCGAGCGGCAGGAATTCAGCTCCTACTTTGAGCAGATTGTTCAGGATCTGACGGCCGAGGACTCGGGGCACCCTGAGGTGGGAGATGCCATCACGCGGCTGAAGGAG GTACTGGAGTACAACACCCCCGGGGGCAAGTGCAATCGGGGGGTCACGGTGTTGGCCTCATACAAGGAGTTGGTGGGCCCCGAGCTGCACAAGGATGGGAACCTACAGAGGGCGCTGGCCGTGGGCTGGTGTGTGGAGCTG CTACAAGCCTTCTTTCTGGTGGCCGATGACATCATGGATAACTCGGTGACACGTCGGGGGCAGCCATGTTGGTACAGAAAG GAGGGCGTCGGATTGGATGCCGTGAATGACTCCTTCCTGTTGGAGGCGAGCATCTACCGGATCCTGCGCAAGTACTGCCGGGGCAAGCCCTACTACCTCAGCCTGCTCGAGCTCTTCCTGGAG ACCTCCTATCAGACGGAGCTGGGGCAGGCCCTCGATCTCATCACCGCGCAGCCGGGGAAGGTGGATTTAAACAGATACACAGAGAAGAG GTATAAAGCAATTGTCAAGTACAAGACGGCGTTCTATTCCTTCTACCTCCCCGTCGCTGCCGCCATGTACATG GCTGGAATAGCCGGGGAGGCGGAGCATACGAATGCCAGGACCATCCTGCTGGAGATGGGCGAGTTCTTCCAGATTCAG GATGATTATCTGGACTGTTACGGGGACCCCAGTGTGACGGGCAAGATTGGCACCGACATTCAGGACAATAAGTGCGGTTGGCTGGTGGTGGAGGCGCTAAAGAGAGTCAGCCCTGAGCAGCGGCGCCTCCTACAG GAGAACTACGGGCGGGAGGAGCCGGAGCGAGTGCAGCGGGTGAAGCAGTTGTACGAGGAGCTGGACATGGCGGCCGTATACGCGCGGCACGAGGAGGAGAGTTACCAGCGCCTACAGCTgctcatttcccagcatgcccacAGCCTGTCCCGCGAAATCTTCCTCGCCCTGGCACGCAAGATCTACAAGAGGCAGAAGTGA